A part of Candidatus Electrothrix aestuarii genomic DNA contains:
- a CDS encoding DUF615 domain-containing protein: MKLSRSEQKRRIKQVEELVEELAVLPPSLLGELPVDEEVRLLFREVAGLKGGSRKRQIKYITKLLKDEPNEELYAFLKKRKGTELQKKKQFHELEYLRDILIEEAIMARRQAKAEYADLTEDWSSEVVADIAEQLPSVDQHELHRLGFLFAMTRSKQHSREIFRLLQAAQERELVARKMEEE, from the coding sequence ATGAAGTTGAGTAGATCTGAGCAGAAACGCAGGATAAAGCAGGTGGAGGAGCTGGTAGAAGAATTGGCTGTTCTCCCGCCGAGTCTGTTGGGTGAATTGCCCGTGGACGAAGAAGTGCGCCTGCTGTTTCGGGAGGTTGCCGGTCTCAAAGGCGGCTCAAGAAAACGGCAGATCAAGTATATTACCAAGCTCCTGAAAGATGAGCCGAACGAGGAACTCTATGCCTTTCTGAAAAAGCGCAAGGGAACGGAGTTACAGAAGAAGAAACAGTTTCATGAGCTGGAGTATCTGCGGGATATCCTGATTGAGGAGGCCATCATGGCGCGGCGGCAAGCCAAGGCCGAGTATGCGGATCTAACCGAGGATTGGTCATCCGAAGTTGTGGCGGACATTGCGGAACAATTGCCCTCAGTGGATCAGCACGAGCTGCATCGGCTCGGCTTTCTCTTTGCCATGACCCGGAGTAAACAGCATAGTCGGGAGATCTTCCGTCTTCTTCAGGCGGCGCAGGAGAGGGAGTTGGTGGCGCGGAAGATGGAGGAAGAGTAA
- a CDS encoding bifunctional 4-hydroxy-2-oxoglutarate aldolase/2-dehydro-3-deoxy-phosphogluconate aldolase, whose product MDKVISAPEVLLAGPVIPVIVINDSDHAVPLAQALVTGGIRVLEITLRSDAALEAIRRIRSNVPEALVGAGTVLSGQDLQAVAEAGGYFAISPGLTPSLLSAAEQMSIPLIPGVASASELMMALEAGLTELKFFPAQAAGGVEMLKSFAGPFPQVRFCPTGGITPENYREYLALKNVACVGGSWLVPAEKIAQGDWGALTQLAREAVAGAARIS is encoded by the coding sequence ATGGACAAGGTGATAAGCGCACCGGAGGTGCTCTTGGCGGGACCGGTTATTCCGGTGATTGTTATTAACGATTCTGACCATGCTGTTCCCTTGGCCCAGGCTCTGGTGACAGGCGGGATCAGGGTGCTGGAGATAACCTTGCGTAGTGATGCGGCCCTTGAAGCGATTCGTCGTATACGATCAAATGTCCCGGAAGCCTTGGTTGGGGCAGGGACGGTACTTTCAGGGCAGGATTTGCAGGCGGTGGCAGAGGCGGGAGGCTATTTTGCCATCAGTCCTGGACTGACTCCAAGCCTTCTGTCTGCGGCGGAGCAGATGAGCATCCCTCTGATTCCTGGGGTGGCAAGCGCCTCGGAATTGATGATGGCCTTGGAAGCTGGCCTGACCGAGCTGAAGTTTTTTCCTGCCCAGGCAGCTGGTGGGGTGGAGATGCTCAAGTCCTTTGCCGGACCTTTTCCCCAGGTCCGCTTTTGCCCCACCGGTGGCATTACCCCGGAAAACTATAGAGAGTATCTTGCTCTAAAAAATGTGGCTTGCGTGGGCGGCTCTTGGCTGGTTCCGGCGGAGAAGATTGCCCAAGGTGACTGGGGGGCTCTCACTCAACTGGCTCGGGAGGCCGTGGCAGGGGCAGCAAGGATTTCCTGA
- a CDS encoding TatD family hydrolase — MKKRRQPPTLSPGYSLIDSHCHLDMEDSQEEISDLVDSARQSQVETIITIGIDLATSQRAVELAKTYPGVYASIGIHPHSADEGDDTTYQQLKELAKTDKVVAYGEIGLDYAKQYAPVERQRKEFARQLELAKDLQLPIIIHDRDAHEDTIQIIKEQGPFPAGGVMHCFSGDTAFAQQILDLGLYISIPGIVTFKNALDLQQVAQDIPLDRMVLETDGPFLTPAPFRGKRNRPEYLLYTAAMVAELRGISIDEIAQQTTQNTRRLFSLPEQV; from the coding sequence ATGAAAAAAAGAAGACAGCCACCAACGCTCTCACCTGGGTACAGCCTGATTGATTCACATTGTCATCTTGATATGGAAGACAGCCAGGAAGAGATCAGCGACCTTGTTGACTCTGCCAGGCAATCTCAGGTCGAGACGATCATCACCATCGGCATTGACCTTGCCACCTCACAACGGGCAGTGGAACTCGCCAAGACATATCCTGGCGTTTATGCTTCTATCGGAATTCACCCCCATAGTGCCGACGAAGGAGACGATACGACCTACCAGCAGCTGAAGGAGCTTGCCAAGACTGATAAGGTCGTTGCTTATGGCGAGATCGGCCTCGATTATGCAAAACAATACGCGCCGGTTGAGCGCCAGCGCAAGGAGTTTGCTCGGCAACTCGAACTTGCCAAGGATCTTCAGCTTCCCATCATCATCCATGATCGCGATGCCCATGAGGACACCATACAGATCATCAAAGAGCAGGGACCATTTCCAGCGGGTGGTGTGATGCATTGTTTTTCCGGTGACACCGCCTTTGCTCAGCAGATACTTGACCTAGGCCTGTATATTTCTATTCCCGGCATCGTCACCTTTAAAAACGCCTTGGACCTGCAACAAGTTGCTCAGGATATCCCTCTGGACCGCATGGTACTGGAAACAGACGGCCCCTTTCTTACCCCGGCTCCTTTTCGGGGCAAACGGAACCGGCCTGAATACCTCCTCTATACCGCTGCTATGGTCGCCGAACTCAGGGGCATCTCTATTGACGAAATAGCCCAACAGACCACGCAAAATACCAGACGACTTTTCTCCCTCCCTGAACAGGTGTAA
- a CDS encoding type II toxin-antitoxin system PrlF family antitoxin, protein MEAAITTKLTSKSQATIPEKIRKILGLHPGDSVAFELNEERRVFIRKATPIDFEFSKALEGTLSEWLSENDEEAYRDL, encoded by the coding sequence ATGGAAGCTGCCATTACAACTAAACTCACCAGTAAAAGTCAGGCCACCATTCCTGAAAAAATCAGAAAGATCCTGGGACTTCACCCCGGCGACTCTGTGGCCTTTGAATTGAATGAGGAGCGCAGGGTCTTTATCCGCAAAGCGACTCCGATAGATTTCGAGTTTTCCAAAGCTCTTGAAGGCACCCTTTCCGAGTGGTTGTCGGAAAATGATGAAGAGGCGTACCGTGACTTATAA
- a CDS encoding metallophosphoesterase family protein has protein sequence MTALTKTCVIGDIHGCLNSLHNLLSMIENEADTFVFLGDYIDRGSESKEVVETILEFKKKHRNVITLLGNHEIMLINYLRGYDDGTFLRAGGKETLLSYGIKPKIKPDKAAKLFPEEHMNFFKELPLLWENEHAIYAHAGIEPGVHLSRQVSSYCLWARDEFIRTPYKFTKPVVFGHTVFREPLVQENKIGIDTGAVYGGNLTALILPEKRFLSVGGEKTKFSPRLT, from the coding sequence ATGACAGCTCTAACAAAAACCTGTGTTATTGGTGATATCCACGGATGTCTGAACTCTCTGCATAATCTCCTGAGTATGATAGAGAATGAAGCAGATACCTTTGTCTTTCTTGGCGATTATATCGATCGAGGTTCAGAGTCCAAAGAAGTTGTCGAGACTATTCTGGAATTTAAGAAAAAACACAGGAACGTGATCACCCTGTTAGGCAACCACGAGATCATGTTGATCAACTATCTGAGAGGATATGATGACGGAACCTTTCTGCGGGCTGGTGGCAAGGAAACCCTGCTAAGCTACGGCATTAAACCGAAAATAAAACCGGACAAGGCAGCAAAACTCTTCCCTGAAGAACATATGAATTTCTTCAAAGAGTTGCCCTTATTATGGGAAAATGAACATGCGATCTATGCCCATGCAGGTATTGAACCAGGCGTGCATCTCTCTCGCCAGGTGAGCAGCTACTGCCTTTGGGCCAGGGACGAATTTATCCGGACCCCCTACAAATTTACCAAGCCGGTTGTCTTCGGCCATACGGTTTTTCGGGAGCCCCTTGTCCAGGAAAACAAGATCGGCATTGATACCGGCGCAGTATACGGTGGGAACCTTACCGCTCTTATCCTGCCGGAGAAAAGGTTTCTCTCGGTTGGTGGCGAAAAGACCAAATTTTCGCCCCGCCTTACCTGA
- a CDS encoding nitroreductase has translation MEEYIQQAIQERRSIREFTEQAVAPELLYKIITAGIWAPSGLNNQPWRFVTIQEKAIADQLARLTHYAHIVEAAPALIAVYLDQEKMYDSVKDHQAAGACIQNMLLAAHELGLGAVWLGQILKNKQQVNEVLQLSDQYDLMAVVALGYPLHRNQQSRRLALADFILHEFGGTAP, from the coding sequence ATGGAAGAATATATTCAGCAGGCAATTCAGGAGCGACGCAGTATTCGTGAATTTACAGAGCAGGCTGTCGCGCCGGAACTGCTTTATAAGATTATCACGGCAGGTATCTGGGCTCCGTCCGGGTTGAACAATCAGCCCTGGCGCTTTGTTACGATTCAGGAGAAGGCTATCGCGGACCAGCTTGCCCGCTTAACCCATTACGCACACATTGTGGAAGCAGCCCCGGCGCTTATTGCTGTTTACCTTGATCAGGAAAAGATGTATGATTCCGTCAAAGATCATCAGGCTGCCGGAGCATGTATCCAGAACATGCTGCTTGCTGCGCACGAGCTTGGGCTCGGTGCGGTCTGGCTGGGACAGATTCTGAAAAATAAGCAGCAGGTCAATGAGGTGCTGCAGCTCAGTGATCAATACGACCTTATGGCTGTTGTGGCCTTAGGGTATCCATTACATAGAAACCAGCAATCCCGACGATTAGCGCTGGCAGATTTTATCTTACATGAATTTGGAGGAACCGCCCCATGA
- the edd gene encoding phosphogluconate dehydratase — MHTTVKQVTLRIIERSKVTRTSYLEQIKQAARKRAEGSFRMQLPSSNLAHDLAGCPSCRSALLDNNTPNIGIVTAYNDVISAHQPLGAYPELIKAAVVEVGGNAQVAGGVPAMCDGVTQGEPGMDLSLMSRDVIALSTVIALSHNVFDGALLLGVCDKIMPGLLMGGLQYGHLPMILVPGGPMQSGIGNKEKNQVRERFAKGEVGEEELLASECRAYHSPGTCTFYGTANSNQLLAEMLGLHLPGASFVNAETELRTALTQAAARQVVRNSHLGDEYIPIGEIVSEKAVVNALVGLLATGGSTNETMHLVAIAKAAGILINWDDFADLSEIVPLLVRIYPNGSGDINSFQQAGGMALLIRELLEGGLLHEEVQTVVGPGLSRYLEQPMLEQGRAVWQEGPGQSRDPAIIAPLAQPFAAISGIKLLSGNLGRAIMKISALADGEDTLVEAPAMVFQSQQELEQAFRAGQLDRDLVAVLRFQGPRANGMPELHKLITWLAISMERGYTIGLVTDGRLSGASGKVPFAIHCTPEAAAGGLLAKVQDGDMICMDARKGLLELRVAKEELDKREAVQLSSRYTAQGHPIFSVLRNALSGAEEGASALWAAESI, encoded by the coding sequence ATGCATACAACCGTTAAGCAGGTCACTCTCCGTATTATTGAGCGCAGCAAAGTAACTCGCACCTCCTACTTAGAGCAAATCAAACAGGCTGCCCGGAAACGTGCGGAAGGTTCTTTCCGTATGCAGCTCCCCAGCAGCAATCTTGCCCACGATTTGGCTGGCTGTCCCTCCTGTCGTTCTGCTCTGCTGGATAATAACACACCCAATATCGGGATTGTTACCGCGTATAACGACGTGATTTCGGCCCATCAACCCTTGGGTGCCTATCCTGAACTTATCAAGGCGGCAGTGGTAGAGGTTGGTGGAAATGCCCAGGTCGCCGGTGGCGTGCCAGCCATGTGTGACGGGGTGACGCAGGGTGAGCCGGGCATGGACCTGAGCCTGATGAGCCGGGACGTGATAGCCTTGTCCACGGTAATCGCCCTGTCCCATAATGTTTTTGACGGGGCATTGCTGCTGGGTGTCTGCGATAAGATCATGCCGGGCCTGCTCATGGGGGGGCTGCAATACGGCCATTTGCCCATGATTCTGGTGCCGGGTGGTCCGATGCAATCCGGTATTGGCAATAAGGAAAAGAATCAGGTGCGGGAGCGTTTTGCCAAAGGCGAGGTGGGAGAGGAAGAGCTCCTGGCCTCGGAGTGCCGCGCCTATCATAGTCCAGGAACCTGCACCTTCTACGGCACCGCCAATTCCAATCAGCTGCTTGCCGAGATGCTGGGGCTGCATCTGCCCGGAGCCTCTTTTGTTAATGCCGAGACTGAGCTACGGACAGCCTTGACCCAGGCAGCTGCACGACAGGTCGTGCGCAATAGCCATCTGGGGGATGAATATATTCCTATAGGTGAGATAGTCAGCGAGAAAGCCGTGGTCAACGCCTTGGTTGGTCTCTTGGCAACAGGTGGTTCCACCAACGAGACCATGCATCTGGTGGCTATCGCCAAGGCAGCCGGGATTTTGATCAACTGGGATGACTTTGCGGATCTTTCCGAGATTGTGCCGCTACTGGTGCGGATTTATCCTAACGGTTCAGGAGATATCAACTCATTTCAGCAGGCAGGTGGTATGGCCCTCCTGATCCGGGAACTTCTTGAAGGCGGCTTGCTTCATGAAGAGGTGCAGACCGTCGTCGGCCCCGGTTTGAGCAGGTACTTAGAGCAGCCGATGTTGGAGCAGGGCAGGGCGGTTTGGCAGGAGGGACCGGGACAGAGTCGTGATCCTGCCATTATTGCTCCTTTGGCTCAGCCTTTTGCAGCAATCAGCGGTATCAAGCTGCTGTCCGGCAATCTAGGCCGGGCCATTATGAAGATCTCTGCCTTGGCCGATGGTGAGGATACCCTGGTTGAGGCTCCGGCGATGGTTTTCCAGAGCCAGCAGGAGCTGGAACAGGCCTTTCGTGCTGGTCAGCTGGATCGGGATCTGGTGGCGGTGCTCCGCTTTCAGGGGCCAAGGGCTAATGGGATGCCTGAGCTGCATAAGCTGATTACCTGGTTGGCGATCAGTATGGAACGAGGTTATACGATCGGGCTGGTTACCGACGGACGGCTTTCCGGGGCCTCGGGTAAGGTGCCCTTTGCCATTCATTGTACCCCGGAGGCCGCAGCTGGTGGTTTACTGGCTAAGGTGCAGGATGGGGACATGATCTGCATGGATGCACGCAAGGGCCTTTTAGAGCTCAGGGTAGCGAAAGAGGAGCTGGATAAGCGGGAAGCTGTGCAGTTGTCGAGTCGCTATACGGCCCAGGGACACCCGATTTTTTCTGTTTTACGGAATGCATTATCTGGTGCCGAAGAAGGAGCCAGTGCTCTTTGGGCGGCGGAATCAATCTGA
- the coaBC gene encoding bifunctional phosphopantothenoylcysteine decarboxylase/phosphopantothenate--cysteine ligase CoaBC has product MQGRKILFGVTGSVAAFKAAGWVSTLAKEEAQVTVVMTESATRFVTPLTFGALSGQQVYTDMFGTGAEEMMAHISLSGDADVVLIAPATAQTIARLAQGMADNLLSAAVLASAAPVVVCPAMNTRMLAHPATQRNLATLREFGYIIIEPESGVLACGEVGSGRLAEWETVQEVLQGLFVEQDLAGQHILITAGPTREPLDPARYLSNRSSGKMGYALARTAKRRGAGVTLVSGPTSLPVPPGVTLVPVQTAAEMAAAVQEHAPAAHIIVKAAAVADFRPKEFAALKIKKQSADLRLELVPNQDILATLGRERRADQILVGFAAESNNHEAEGRRKLETKKADMIVVNDILGERTGFDVDTNQVLLITRDNAEQLALLSKEETANSIWDKVMILGKVDKV; this is encoded by the coding sequence ATGCAGGGACGAAAGATTCTCTTTGGGGTAACCGGCTCGGTGGCGGCGTTTAAGGCTGCTGGCTGGGTCAGTACACTGGCCAAAGAAGAGGCGCAGGTGACGGTGGTAATGACCGAATCCGCCACTCGCTTTGTTACGCCCCTGACCTTTGGCGCTCTTTCCGGTCAGCAGGTGTATACCGACATGTTCGGTACCGGCGCTGAGGAGATGATGGCCCATATCTCGTTGTCCGGAGATGCGGATGTGGTCCTGATCGCCCCGGCTACGGCCCAGACTATTGCCCGGCTTGCTCAAGGGATGGCTGATAATCTTCTTTCTGCCGCAGTTCTTGCTTCAGCTGCCCCGGTGGTTGTCTGTCCGGCCATGAATACCAGAATGCTTGCCCATCCGGCCACCCAGCGGAATCTCGCTACCTTACGGGAGTTTGGCTATATCATTATAGAGCCGGAAAGTGGTGTCTTGGCCTGCGGAGAGGTAGGCTCTGGTCGTTTGGCAGAGTGGGAAACCGTGCAGGAGGTTCTGCAAGGGCTTTTTGTGGAGCAGGATCTGGCCGGGCAACATATCCTGATTACTGCTGGTCCTACTAGAGAACCTTTGGACCCGGCTCGCTATCTGAGCAATCGCTCCAGCGGCAAAATGGGCTATGCCCTGGCCCGGACCGCAAAACGGCGGGGAGCAGGGGTGACCTTGGTTTCCGGGCCCACCAGCCTTCCTGTGCCGCCGGGAGTAACCCTGGTGCCCGTACAGACAGCCGCAGAGATGGCAGCAGCCGTGCAGGAGCATGCTCCTGCTGCGCATATTATCGTCAAGGCAGCGGCTGTGGCTGATTTTCGCCCCAAGGAGTTCGCAGCGCTCAAGATCAAGAAACAGTCTGCGGACCTCCGGCTTGAGCTGGTACCGAATCAGGATATCCTGGCAACCTTGGGACGGGAGCGGCGAGCGGATCAGATCTTAGTTGGTTTTGCCGCAGAGAGTAATAATCATGAGGCGGAAGGACGGCGGAAGCTGGAGACCAAAAAGGCGGATATGATCGTGGTCAATGATATCCTGGGCGAACGAACCGGCTTTGATGTGGATACCAATCAGGTGCTGCTGATCACGCGGGATAATGCGGAGCAACTGGCACTCCTGTCCAAGGAAGAAACCGCAAACAGCATTTGGGACAAGGTTATGATCTTGGGGAAGGTTGATAAAGTATGA
- a CDS encoding tetratricopeptide repeat protein — protein sequence MMNTERKAAWEQPRILKKPWFILIMSGFQGGLFIVATTLMDLWPDGHYVRFDVFLVRAAIGYSVVGFPVAWMSWANMEKQPRKAMQDDERLNRAGIRRILFVLFIIGVSVLLFSNYRRILPFLPQLSSCDVSSETLAGYADRYEIPEGVLRILFSIMEEQGMDCTRANNNLGGQVYRHRELLRRLEEVHSDAPEVLRLWKEARQAAVLGAYSRTAALLLRAEDHDLAALATLDPRDATARAKRRISASATSVAIAGLEEVRLRYIEAAERYRKAAELLPPNNGAKRADYLRRAADALGFIGLNIGSNDRQERAAALAEARSLYEQSLTLYQEIGDKEGQAKILYNLSTRYNTRDDTRYNLRYLEESLRLYQEIGNRNGEAMALNSLGLKYDAQGDTATALRYLKQSLRVSQEAGDKQNERTAAWNIGLHYQEQEELRMAEPYIRRAVELGEELDIDDVGEGRRRLEKIRAAQR from the coding sequence ATGATGAACACGGAGCGGAAAGCTGCCTGGGAACAACCGCGTATCCTGAAGAAACCCTGGTTTATCCTGATCATGAGCGGATTTCAGGGAGGTCTTTTCATTGTCGCGACCACTCTTATGGATCTCTGGCCCGACGGCCACTATGTCAGGTTTGACGTTTTTCTGGTACGGGCTGCTATAGGATATTCTGTAGTCGGTTTCCCTGTTGCATGGATGTCGTGGGCGAATATGGAGAAACAACCCAGAAAGGCGATGCAGGATGATGAGAGGCTTAACAGGGCAGGAATCCGACGTATCCTTTTCGTGCTGTTTATCATCGGGGTGAGCGTGCTGCTGTTCAGTAATTATCGCCGGATTCTCCCCTTTCTGCCGCAACTGAGCAGCTGTGATGTCTCCTCGGAGACCCTTGCCGGGTATGCGGACAGGTACGAGATCCCGGAAGGTGTCCTACGCATCCTCTTCAGCATCATGGAGGAACAGGGAATGGACTGCACCAGAGCGAATAACAATCTGGGGGGACAGGTGTATCGGCACAGGGAACTGCTCCGGCGGCTGGAGGAGGTGCATTCCGATGCCCCCGAGGTGCTCCGCCTCTGGAAGGAAGCGCGGCAGGCTGCCGTGCTCGGTGCGTATAGCCGGACAGCGGCCCTGCTGCTCCGGGCGGAGGATCACGATCTTGCGGCCCTTGCCACCCTTGACCCCCGCGATGCCACGGCCCGGGCAAAGCGACGCATTTCCGCCTCGGCCACCTCTGTTGCCATTGCCGGACTGGAAGAGGTCCGACTCCGCTATATTGAGGCTGCGGAGCGATACCGGAAGGCGGCTGAACTGCTGCCGCCGAACAATGGAGCAAAGCGGGCGGATTACCTGCGCAGGGCAGCTGATGCCCTTGGGTTTATAGGATTAAACATAGGATCAAACGACAGGCAGGAGCGTGCCGCTGCGCTCGCCGAGGCCCGCTCTTTATATGAGCAGAGTCTTACCCTGTATCAGGAGATCGGTGACAAGGAGGGACAGGCCAAGATTCTCTATAATCTGAGTACGCGGTATAATACCAGGGACGATACAAGATATAATCTGCGCTATCTGGAGGAGAGCCTGCGCCTGTATCAGGAGATCGGGAACAGAAACGGAGAAGCAATGGCCCTGAACAGCCTCGGCCTGAAATACGATGCACAGGGGGATACAGCCACTGCTCTGCGCTACTTGAAACAAAGCCTGCGCGTCAGTCAGGAGGCCGGTGATAAGCAGAATGAAAGGACTGCCGCATGGAATATTGGTCTTCACTATCAGGAGCAGGAAGAGCTGCGCATGGCTGAACCGTACATCAGGCGCGCTGTGGAGCTTGGAGAAGAGCTCGATATTGATGATGTCGGAGAGGGCCGCAGAAGACTGGAAAAGATACGTGCCGCACAGCGTTAG
- a CDS encoding type II toxin-antitoxin system PemK/MazF family toxin, translating to MTYKRFDVVVVPFPFTDRQSEKRRPALVLSDADSFNDPTENCVLAMITSSKNTDWPLDVPIGSISEAGLPAPSKVRMKMFTLDSRLIIRKTGALSTKDQERVRQSLEALFGL from the coding sequence GTGACTTATAAACGATTTGATGTCGTGGTGGTTCCTTTTCCGTTCACGGACCGACAAAGTGAGAAAAGACGGCCTGCCCTGGTTCTGTCGGATGCGGACAGTTTTAATGATCCCACGGAAAACTGTGTTCTGGCTATGATCACCAGCAGTAAAAATACCGACTGGCCCCTTGATGTTCCCATAGGAAGTATCAGCGAAGCCGGCCTTCCGGCGCCCTCCAAGGTGCGGATGAAAATGTTCACCTTGGACAGCCGCCTCATTATTCGGAAGACAGGTGCGCTGTCAACCAAAGATCAGGAGAGGGTTCGGCAGAGCCTGGAAGCATTGTTCGGCCTTTGA